In the Clostridia bacterium genome, one interval contains:
- a CDS encoding carboxypeptidase regulatory-like domain-containing protein, with protein sequence MKEKWLAALTICSLLLVLTLPVLAQESAVKGALAITVLDPSGAVVPGARLTISGPTGTYNVTTNQTGQYLQRVLNPGLYRIRVEKEGFKGSELRNVEVGINRTSSVRFTLQTGAVTETVEVAATSVAVDTQSTAVSSNLPDTFYEKVPQQRNVSGLFYAAPGVASGGASGAANPSISGGSGLENQYIADGVNITDAAFGGLGVFSRSYLSLGTGINLSFIKEVQVKTAGFEPQYGRATGGIVQIVTKSGSNEFHGAIAGFAQPKGFEERHLNADDPQFARTTLFGRLLHTAGYDGSAELGGYVPGMKNHVFFFGSFNPAWTQRYVLAPTNSGLFNHGEFNLRSYTASYAFKGTLKVNDNNQLEYSIFGDPAHTSTAPNRRLRQDNNTGFSKLEYGTRNMAARYNATLSPTWLFNASATWGHNRFNEIPLANLNEIIDQTQLTCDLPDCNAALLPGGTVRGEFIPVGLGFIEPTTSDTYGLNFDTQKTIRVAGEHTFSVGYRMERPFYDGSRAYSGPTFTIPSDPVVNPTGEGGGSTANALWRLRLGDSTCTQCPLMTVPGFATPQPVFLQIFRSEFGVDNQGFKSFRTSGRYHAAYVNDSWSPNKYVNLNLGLRWEQQRLKGEALSYTFTDNWSPRIGVSVDPRGDRKTKLFANYGRYSYSIPLDMAERSLTNELDMRGLRIAPDFTTVGGRRIVNMNQFGTVTPIVDAAHILNNQPGGIAAAISTSFESTTAIFPGTKMSYLDEFVVGAEHEFPQGVIASVKFVRRDLKRIVEDTGGISPEAALAGVSQVFSITNVNANTDIFSNPIQHAFTPVFLANGNLDPASIPLGCDPTLVASSVTNSLGEIVPPGAVCVEPLAKNGQAPGANVADGVPDGFVNPTRQYTAVEFEVNKAFSRGWLMRANYRVSKLYGNFEGALRNDNGQTDPSISSLFDFTAGDFGLLGDQFKPGVLNSDRRQVLNTFFSYAFDRTALKGLTLGTGIRVQTGTPINELLAHPVYENSGEVPLGGRGKLGRLPITGAVDIHADYAVPITERARLMFGVDLFNIANARRLTFNDQNKDLSFGTPNPDFLKPIDQGFTTQSIGDGFQSPFSARAAVRLVF encoded by the coding sequence ATGAAGGAAAAATGGTTAGCAGCATTGACCATTTGTTCTCTGCTACTCGTGCTTACGCTGCCGGTTCTTGCACAAGAGTCGGCAGTGAAAGGCGCTCTAGCTATCACGGTTCTGGATCCTTCAGGCGCCGTTGTACCGGGAGCAAGGTTAACGATCTCTGGTCCAACGGGCACCTACAATGTGACCACGAACCAGACCGGACAGTACCTACAGCGTGTGCTGAATCCCGGCCTTTACAGAATCAGAGTCGAGAAAGAAGGCTTCAAGGGTTCGGAGTTGCGCAACGTTGAAGTCGGCATCAATCGGACGAGCTCTGTTCGTTTCACGTTACAAACTGGCGCGGTGACCGAAACGGTCGAGGTCGCTGCAACCTCTGTCGCGGTCGATACGCAATCGACAGCCGTAAGCTCCAACCTTCCCGATACTTTCTACGAGAAGGTTCCTCAGCAGCGTAACGTTTCAGGACTGTTCTATGCTGCTCCGGGCGTGGCCTCCGGCGGCGCTTCGGGTGCTGCGAACCCGTCCATCTCAGGCGGGTCGGGTCTTGAAAACCAGTACATTGCCGATGGCGTGAACATCACGGACGCTGCGTTCGGTGGCCTTGGTGTTTTCTCGCGCAGCTACCTGTCGCTGGGTACCGGTATCAACCTGTCCTTCATTAAGGAAGTTCAGGTTAAGACGGCCGGTTTCGAGCCGCAGTATGGCCGCGCAACTGGCGGCATCGTTCAGATCGTCACGAAGTCGGGCAGCAACGAATTCCACGGAGCAATCGCGGGATTCGCTCAGCCCAAGGGCTTTGAAGAACGCCATCTGAATGCTGATGACCCGCAGTTTGCTCGAACAACTCTGTTTGGCAGACTGCTCCACACGGCTGGTTACGATGGCAGCGCCGAACTTGGCGGCTACGTGCCGGGAATGAAGAACCATGTATTCTTCTTTGGCTCCTTCAATCCGGCATGGACCCAGCGCTACGTGCTCGCTCCGACCAACTCCGGTTTGTTCAATCACGGTGAGTTCAACTTGCGGTCGTATACGGCAAGCTACGCCTTCAAGGGAACGCTCAAAGTGAATGACAACAACCAGCTGGAGTACTCAATCTTCGGAGACCCCGCGCACACGAGTACGGCGCCGAACCGCCGCCTGAGGCAGGACAACAACACAGGCTTCAGCAAGCTGGAATACGGTACGCGCAACATGGCGGCTCGTTACAACGCGACGCTCTCTCCGACTTGGTTGTTTAACGCGTCGGCAACGTGGGGGCACAATCGTTTCAATGAAATCCCCCTCGCCAATCTGAACGAGATCATCGATCAGACGCAGCTTACGTGCGACCTCCCGGACTGCAACGCGGCCCTCCTGCCCGGTGGGACTGTTCGTGGCGAGTTCATCCCGGTAGGGTTGGGATTTATCGAGCCGACAACCAGCGATACCTATGGTCTGAACTTCGACACTCAGAAGACCATTCGTGTTGCCGGCGAGCATACGTTCAGCGTCGGATACCGTATGGAGCGTCCGTTCTATGACGGTAGTCGAGCTTACAGCGGCCCGACTTTCACGATTCCGTCAGACCCCGTTGTCAATCCTACGGGCGAGGGTGGGGGTTCGACTGCCAATGCCCTCTGGAGACTGCGCCTTGGCGACAGCACTTGCACACAGTGTCCGTTGATGACCGTTCCAGGGTTTGCCACGCCGCAACCGGTGTTCCTGCAAATATTCCGCAGTGAATTCGGTGTCGACAACCAGGGATTCAAGAGCTTCCGCACTAGCGGCAGATACCACGCCGCCTACGTGAACGACTCCTGGAGTCCCAACAAGTACGTCAACCTGAACCTGGGTCTGCGCTGGGAGCAGCAGCGGTTGAAAGGTGAAGCACTGTCTTACACCTTCACTGACAACTGGTCTCCACGCATCGGCGTGTCTGTTGACCCCAGAGGCGACCGCAAAACGAAGCTCTTTGCGAACTACGGTCGCTACTCCTACTCGATTCCGCTCGACATGGCGGAGCGCTCTTTGACCAACGAACTGGACATGAGAGGCTTGCGCATTGCGCCCGACTTCACCACGGTAGGTGGGCGGCGCATCGTGAACATGAACCAGTTCGGTACTGTCACGCCGATTGTCGATGCGGCGCATATCTTGAACAACCAACCAGGCGGCATTGCCGCCGCGATCTCCACATCCTTCGAAAGCACCACGGCGATTTTTCCAGGAACCAAGATGTCTTACCTGGATGAATTCGTGGTGGGCGCCGAGCACGAGTTCCCGCAGGGCGTCATCGCAAGCGTGAAGTTCGTTCGTCGCGACTTGAAGCGAATCGTGGAAGACACAGGTGGAATCTCGCCTGAAGCAGCACTGGCCGGCGTCTCGCAGGTGTTTTCGATTACCAACGTGAACGCCAACACGGATATATTCAGCAACCCGATCCAGCATGCCTTCACGCCGGTGTTCCTGGCGAATGGCAACCTCGATCCCGCGAGCATTCCTCTCGGATGCGATCCCACCCTGGTCGCGAGTAGTGTCACCAACTCGCTAGGGGAGATCGTCCCGCCGGGTGCTGTCTGCGTCGAGCCCCTGGCAAAGAACGGTCAGGCCCCGGGCGCAAACGTTGCGGACGGTGTTCCGGATGGTTTTGTGAATCCGACTCGTCAATACACGGCCGTCGAATTCGAAGTGAACAAAGCCTTCTCAAGGGGCTGGTTGATGCGAGCCAACTATCGCGTCTCCAAACTCTACGGTAACTTCGAAGGAGCGCTGCGCAACGACAACGGACAGACTGATCCGAGTATCAGCTCGCTGTTCGACTTTACGGCTGGTGATTTCGGACTGCTCGGTGATCAGTTCAAGCCGGGCGTGTTGAATAGCGACCGTCGACAGGTGCTCAATACCTTCTTCAGCTACGCATTCGATCGCACTGCGCTGAAGGGATTGACATTGGGAACTGGCATTCGCGTTCAGACCGGTACTCCGATCAATGAATTACTTGCTCACCCGGTCTATGAGAACTCGGGTGAGGTTCCGCTCGGCGGTCGTGGCAAACTGGGACGCCTCCCGATCACCGGCGCGGTTGACATTCATGCCGACTACGCGGTGCCGATTACGGAGCGCGCCAGGCTGATGTTCGGTGTTGATCTGTTCAACATCGCAAACGCCCGCCGTCTGACCTTCAACGACCAGAACAAGGATCTGAGCTTCGGCACTCCGAACCCGGACTTCCTGAAGCCAATTGACCAGGGCTTCACTACTCAGTCCATTGGCGACGGTTTCCAGTCGCCGTTCAGCGCGCGTGCTGCGGTTCGCCTCGTCTTTTAG
- a CDS encoding GWxTD domain-containing protein, which yields MSFNTISVMNNTITSKLIVRAFACALIFALLSSAMADDVKSMPQRYRDWLQREVTYIITREEKDAFVKLPSDAARDTFIQRFWEIRNPSPGAPSNEFKDEHYRRLAYADQFFGRDAGTPGWRTDKGRIYILFGEPQQKAPYYGLNKVRPMEIWFYQNANHPSLPPYFNILFYKPDSGGDFKLYSPYMDGPQKLVTTDSGSRSEAFKVIDQDAGREVARTTLSLLPDEPVDIDTAVSSLQSDMLLSNIKGLPNLPLEKEMLNRRREVLESVTHRVILGPEFLNAMAVPLRGEDGNVDVHYVLRLQKPEDFTIAQAADGRYYYSLNVTTRVLGPDNKLIFTQETPLSRYFGEPELARMKHKTLAVEGWLPLAPGKYKLEFVLNNKIRQTAFRTATDVAVPEPPTAGLAITQPIPFGDIEVIGPSNGRHVPFSGAGVRFGPMVTQQLELNPTDDLTFFYQIWTPPADPRQNSGKKLIVEYGYGRPGVRGDSKVIRDEVPRDQFDRSGSLLNGKKIPIADLGAGNHRLVVTVTDPETRQKAFSSLNFRVSGAAVPSQSWYVYNTDVMPLVQDGTLDYQRGLCYQANGDQERAAQWFRKAVQKNPRNDVALSKVVSLYFAKKAFAEIAGLYQNAGINGEMDEETILRIAESLDKTGKTQDAVKALESALTLKPPSWPLYVALGSYYKQMGDVQKANELERKGRSLMPAAAAAPTS from the coding sequence ATGAGTTTCAATACTATTTCAGTGATGAACAACACAATCACATCAAAGCTGATTGTTCGAGCCTTTGCCTGCGCATTGATCTTTGCATTGCTCTCTTCCGCCATGGCAGACGACGTGAAGAGCATGCCGCAGCGATACCGCGACTGGCTGCAGCGCGAGGTCACATACATCATCACGCGCGAAGAAAAGGATGCATTCGTAAAGCTGCCGAGCGACGCGGCTCGCGACACATTCATTCAACGATTCTGGGAGATACGCAACCCGAGCCCGGGAGCTCCGTCCAACGAATTCAAGGACGAACACTACCGCCGGTTGGCCTATGCGGATCAGTTCTTTGGGCGAGATGCGGGAACTCCGGGGTGGCGAACCGATAAGGGACGGATCTACATCCTGTTTGGCGAGCCGCAACAAAAGGCCCCTTATTACGGACTCAATAAAGTGCGTCCGATGGAGATCTGGTTCTACCAGAATGCCAATCATCCGTCGCTTCCACCCTACTTCAACATCCTCTTCTATAAGCCGGATAGCGGCGGCGATTTCAAACTCTACAGTCCATATATGGACGGGCCGCAGAAGCTCGTAACAACGGACTCAGGCTCGCGCTCCGAAGCGTTCAAGGTCATCGATCAGGATGCCGGACGGGAAGTAGCGAGAACAACCCTCAGCCTTCTGCCCGATGAGCCTGTGGACATCGATACCGCGGTTTCCAGCCTGCAGTCGGACATGCTCCTGTCCAACATCAAGGGGCTTCCCAACCTTCCGCTTGAGAAGGAGATGTTGAACCGGCGGCGCGAAGTGCTAGAGAGCGTCACGCACCGGGTGATCCTTGGTCCAGAGTTCCTCAACGCGATGGCCGTGCCATTGCGCGGTGAAGATGGCAATGTGGATGTGCATTATGTTCTGCGCTTGCAGAAGCCGGAGGATTTCACGATTGCCCAAGCGGCGGACGGACGCTACTACTACAGCCTCAATGTGACGACGCGGGTGCTGGGGCCAGACAACAAGTTGATTTTCACTCAGGAAACGCCACTCTCGCGCTACTTCGGTGAACCGGAGTTGGCGCGCATGAAACACAAGACGCTGGCGGTGGAAGGATGGCTGCCGCTCGCTCCGGGGAAATACAAACTTGAGTTCGTCCTGAATAACAAGATACGGCAGACGGCGTTCCGCACCGCAACAGATGTTGCAGTCCCTGAGCCGCCGACGGCGGGACTTGCCATCACGCAACCGATCCCATTCGGCGATATCGAAGTCATCGGACCCTCGAACGGCCGTCATGTGCCGTTCAGTGGAGCGGGCGTTCGCTTCGGGCCGATGGTGACGCAACAACTGGAACTCAATCCGACGGACGACCTGACGTTTTTCTACCAGATATGGACTCCCCCGGCTGATCCACGCCAAAACAGTGGCAAGAAATTGATTGTTGAGTATGGCTATGGCCGTCCGGGCGTTCGTGGAGATTCGAAAGTGATTCGCGACGAGGTACCTCGCGATCAGTTTGATCGATCCGGCTCTCTGTTGAACGGGAAGAAGATTCCGATTGCGGACCTGGGCGCGGGCAACCATCGGCTGGTTGTAACCGTAACCGATCCCGAAACCAGGCAGAAGGCTTTTAGCAGTTTGAATTTCCGCGTGTCCGGCGCGGCCGTGCCGTCGCAATCCTGGTATGTCTACAACACAGACGTTATGCCGCTGGTGCAGGACGGCACGCTAGACTACCAGCGCGGTCTCTGCTACCAGGCGAATGGAGATCAGGAACGCGCCGCGCAGTGGTTCCGCAAAGCGGTGCAGAAGAATCCTCGCAACGACGTTGCGCTTTCGAAAGTCGTGTCATTGTATTTTGCAAAGAAGGCATTCGCCGAAATCGCCGGCCTATACCAGAACGCGGGCATCAATGGTGAGATGGACGAAGAGACCATTCTGCGCATTGCAGAAAGCCTCGACAAAACCGGCAAGACGCAGGATGCCGTCAAAGCGCTTGAGTCGGCCTTGACTCTAAAGCCGCCAAGCTGGCCTCTGTACGTTGCGCTTGGCTCGTACTACAAACAGATGGGCGATGTGCAGAAGGCAAACGAATTGGAGCGCAAGGGCCGGTCACTGATGCCCGCGGCCGCGGCAGCACCGACTTCCTGA
- a CDS encoding glycosyltransferase family 39 protein, with translation MVVVSAIVIARFALYLYAAPRYGYFRDELYYLACGEHPAWGYVDQPPLIAWVAWLLRHTIGTSLHALRLLPALAAMGTAVVTARLAWEFGARRFGVWIASLLIVFAPVSLEMSHLFTMNAFDPLLWACCALIVVRIAKGADRMLWLLFGAICGVALLNKYAIAFFLIALSSGIVLTKWRRFLRDPYFYAGAAICLLIALPNFLWQYHRGLPFLILMRNVRESGRDIALSPLQFMSQQVQLEGFVAFAAVIAALLFFFSALGRPFRSLGWTYVFFSALMVLLKAKNYYVAPIYPIVIAAGSTAIEQATVNRPFVRSAFLALAVGSAVLFAPLFIPVFPVQTFIAYQRALRLEPPRFEHHPQGPLPQIFADMYGWPEIAQATAHYYNALPEAERTRTAIFANNFGGGAAIDFFGPPLGLPKAIGRHQNYWVWGPGQYTGESLIVINEDDPAHLAQMCNSITLVSEIHHPLARPDENMPIYHCRGLKWDLRQIWPTLQKFN, from the coding sequence ATGGTGGTCGTTTCCGCCATTGTCATCGCTCGATTCGCTCTGTACTTATACGCAGCCCCCCGCTACGGGTACTTCCGTGACGAACTGTACTATCTCGCTTGCGGCGAACATCCAGCCTGGGGATACGTGGATCAGCCGCCATTGATCGCGTGGGTGGCTTGGCTTCTGCGGCACACGATCGGAACGTCATTACATGCACTCCGGCTGCTCCCTGCGCTCGCCGCGATGGGGACCGCAGTTGTTACCGCTCGGCTTGCGTGGGAGTTTGGCGCCAGGCGTTTTGGGGTTTGGATCGCATCGCTGCTGATCGTCTTCGCTCCAGTCTCATTGGAGATGAGTCATCTGTTCACGATGAACGCGTTCGATCCATTGTTGTGGGCCTGCTGTGCGCTCATCGTTGTCAGAATAGCTAAGGGCGCGGATCGGATGCTTTGGCTACTTTTCGGCGCGATCTGTGGTGTCGCGCTGCTGAACAAGTATGCAATCGCATTCTTCCTCATCGCGCTTTCTTCAGGCATCGTGCTGACAAAGTGGCGTCGCTTCCTGCGTGATCCGTATTTCTACGCAGGTGCGGCGATCTGCCTTTTGATCGCGCTGCCGAACTTCCTGTGGCAATACCATCGCGGGCTTCCCTTCCTGATTCTGATGAGAAACGTGCGCGAAAGTGGACGAGACATTGCGCTGTCTCCTCTTCAGTTCATGTCGCAGCAGGTTCAACTTGAAGGCTTTGTGGCGTTTGCTGCGGTGATCGCCGCGTTACTGTTTTTCTTCAGTGCCCTGGGACGCCCCTTTCGAAGCCTTGGGTGGACGTATGTGTTCTTCAGCGCTCTCATGGTTCTTCTTAAGGCGAAGAACTACTACGTAGCGCCAATTTATCCCATAGTTATTGCGGCCGGATCTACTGCGATCGAGCAAGCAACCGTGAACAGGCCGTTTGTCCGTTCTGCGTTCCTGGCGCTCGCGGTTGGGTCAGCTGTGTTGTTTGCGCCCCTTTTCATACCCGTATTCCCGGTGCAGACATTCATCGCCTATCAACGCGCACTGCGTCTCGAACCTCCCCGGTTCGAGCATCATCCGCAAGGGCCGCTGCCGCAGATCTTCGCCGATATGTATGGCTGGCCTGAGATCGCGCAAGCGACTGCGCATTACTACAATGCACTTCCGGAGGCAGAGAGGACACGCACCGCAATCTTCGCCAATAACTTCGGCGGTGGCGCCGCCATCGACTTCTTCGGACCGCCTCTTGGGTTGCCAAAGGCGATTGGGCGCCACCAGAACTATTGGGTTTGGGGACCGGGACAATATACGGGAGAAAGTCTGATCGTCATCAACGAAGATGATCCGGCGCACTTGGCGCAGATGTGCAACTCAATCACCCTTGTCTCGGAAATTCACCATCCCCTTGCAAGACCGGATGAAAACATGCCTATCTATCACTGCCGTGGATTGAAATGGGACTTGCGGCAAATCTGGCCGACACTACAGAAATTCAATTAG
- a CDS encoding tetratricopeptide repeat protein, whose translation MERRKKFYVIGCVLLLACVALAQRGSNPRFSNLQIHVQVRYPNGASASRGIEVVVERQGGGVVADGQTDTQGKASFTVSPPDFYSIRINQPGFETPAAQVVDLNTANSAYVIFDLKPVSGSTTLPPEGPGGEVKANQIPEEALKEFKRGQKLLLEEQKSDESLSHFQKAIKLHDNFPLAYVLLGMAYLDQRKSGEAQSVLEKAIQLDPNSAAAHLELGAAFNQQKKYPEAESELKRGLDLNPDAAEGRYEIAKTYWAMGNVEQSEAYATKAAQLRSDLPAVHVLLGNIALRKHDPQGALKEFNEYLRLDPKGPMAEPVHEMVKKIEKSTASK comes from the coding sequence GTGGAACGTCGAAAAAAATTCTACGTTATCGGTTGCGTCCTACTGCTGGCGTGCGTTGCTCTAGCTCAACGCGGTAGCAATCCGCGCTTCAGCAATCTTCAAATACATGTGCAGGTGCGCTATCCGAATGGCGCTTCGGCTTCGCGAGGAATCGAGGTTGTAGTGGAGCGTCAGGGCGGCGGAGTTGTTGCAGACGGACAAACCGACACGCAGGGTAAAGCGAGCTTCACCGTAAGCCCGCCGGACTTCTATAGCATCCGAATCAATCAGCCTGGATTTGAAACGCCGGCTGCGCAAGTGGTGGATCTGAATACAGCCAACAGCGCTTACGTAATCTTCGACCTGAAGCCCGTTTCAGGGAGCACAACGCTGCCGCCGGAGGGCCCTGGTGGGGAGGTCAAGGCTAATCAGATCCCGGAAGAGGCGCTGAAAGAATTCAAGCGAGGCCAGAAGCTTCTTCTTGAGGAGCAGAAGTCAGACGAAAGCCTATCGCATTTTCAGAAAGCGATTAAGCTTCACGACAATTTTCCGCTCGCGTACGTCTTGCTCGGCATGGCGTATTTAGACCAGCGCAAGTCCGGCGAAGCGCAGTCCGTCCTGGAGAAAGCTATCCAACTCGATCCGAACTCGGCGGCTGCGCACCTGGAACTAGGCGCGGCATTCAATCAACAGAAAAAGTATCCCGAGGCTGAGAGCGAACTGAAGCGTGGATTGGATCTGAACCCCGATGCCGCCGAGGGCCGCTACGAAATTGCGAAGACATATTGGGCGATGGGGAATGTCGAGCAATCGGAGGCCTACGCGACAAAGGCTGCGCAGCTTCGTTCCGATCTGCCTGCCGTACACGTGCTCCTAGGGAATATCGCACTGCGCAAGCACGACCCGCAGGGCGCTCTTAAGGAGTTCAACGAGTATCTCAGGTTAGATCCCAAAGGGCCGATGGCGGAACCCGTGCACGAGATGGTGAAGAAAATCGAGAAGTCTACTGCCTCAAAATAA
- a CDS encoding YtxH domain-containing protein, whose translation MRWAFFAGLGFGTALGFLYAPKSGAETRGNLRNAATGSGKARQQISLIVDRAKAETDEAREANQSEASREEQQTVRAPVSILTIVNEWPHERLIEIDGIGPVLASKIISKRPYKAFQDLVASKLLPPSAITALRKAS comes from the coding sequence ATGAGGTGGGCTTTTTTCGCAGGACTTGGTTTCGGCACGGCCTTGGGATTCTTGTATGCACCGAAGTCTGGGGCTGAGACACGCGGCAATTTACGCAATGCTGCCACAGGATCGGGCAAGGCGCGACAGCAGATCAGCTTGATAGTCGATCGCGCCAAGGCTGAAACGGACGAAGCGCGTGAAGCGAATCAATCTGAGGCATCGCGGGAGGAACAGCAGACGGTGCGCGCGCCTGTCTCGATTCTTACGATCGTCAACGAGTGGCCGCATGAACGGTTAATCGAGATCGACGGCATCGGTCCAGTGCTGGCATCGAAGATCATCAGCAAACGCCCATACAAAGCATTTCAGGACTTGGTGGCGTCGAAACTCCTTCCCCCGAGCGCTATTACTGCGCTGCGAAAGGCAAGCTGA
- the kdpC gene encoding potassium-transporting ATPase subunit KdpC, whose translation MKKLLITAALYTAVTTVLLGLVYPLVMTGIAQVLFHDKANGQIVYQGGKAAGSRLIGQPFTGDAYFHSRPSAAGEGYDAANSGASNLAPTSGKLVTIVEERTEAEKVGKQPVPIELVTASASGLDPHISPAAALYQVPRVARARGITETELRPFIDRFTEGRQLGLFGEPRVNVLALNLELDRVHPKTR comes from the coding sequence ATGAAGAAGCTTTTGATCACTGCCGCTCTCTACACCGCCGTCACCACCGTCCTGCTTGGCCTCGTTTATCCCCTAGTAATGACAGGGATCGCTCAGGTGCTGTTCCACGACAAAGCAAACGGGCAGATTGTTTATCAGGGCGGTAAGGCAGCAGGTTCGCGCCTCATCGGACAGCCGTTCACTGGCGACGCTTACTTCCACTCACGTCCTTCAGCGGCCGGCGAAGGGTACGATGCAGCCAACTCTGGTGCATCGAACCTAGCGCCTACGAGCGGGAAGCTGGTGACTATCGTGGAGGAGCGCACAGAAGCTGAGAAGGTTGGAAAGCAGCCCGTTCCGATCGAATTGGTAACAGCATCGGCCTCGGGTCTTGATCCGCACATCTCCCCTGCAGCAGCGCTCTATCAGGTTCCCCGTGTCGCTCGCGCCAGAGGTATCACTGAAACCGAGTTAAGGCCATTCATCGACAGGTTCACCGAAGGACGCCAACTCGGACTTTTCGGCGAGCCCCGCGTGAATGTACTCGCACTGAATCTCGAACTCGACCGAGTCCACCCGAAAACGAGATAG